The proteins below are encoded in one region of Saccopteryx leptura isolate mSacLep1 chromosome 1, mSacLep1_pri_phased_curated, whole genome shotgun sequence:
- the SPSB2 gene encoding SPRY domain-containing SOCS box protein 2 isoform X2 gives MGQTALAGGISSTPTPQAPYPDHCCPEGLEELLSAPTDLGAQRRHGWNPKDCSENIEVKEGGLCFERRPVAQSTDGARGKRGYSRGLHAWEISWPREQRGTHAVVGVATALAPLRADHYAALLGSNSESWGWDIGRGRLYHQSMGPGAPQYPVRPQGEQLEVPEKLLVVLDMEEGTLGYAIGGTYLGPAFHGLKGRTLYPAVSAVWGQCQVRISYLGERRAEPYSLRHLSRLCLRRVLGATRLGQVSALPLPPAMKRYVLYQ, from the exons ATGGGCCAGACGGCTCTGGCAGGGGGCATCAGCAGCACCCCTACCCCACAGGCCCCGTACCCTGACCACTGCTGTCCCGAAGGCCTGGAGGAACTGCTTTCTGCTCCTACTGACCTGGGGGCCCAGCGGCGCCACGGATGGAACCCCAAGGACTGCTCAGAGAACATAGAGGTCAAGGAAGGGGGATTGTGCTTTGAGCGGCGGCCCGTAGCACAGAGCACTGATGGGGCCCGGGGTAAGAGGGGCTACTCGCGGGGCCTGCACGCCTGGGAAATCAGCTGGCCCCGGGAGCAAAGGGGCACCCACGCCGTGGTGGGTGTGGCCACGGCCCTCGCCCCGCTGCGGGCTGACCACTATGCCGCGCTGCTGGGCAGCAACAGCGAGTCGTGGGGCTGGGACATTGGACGGGGAAGACTGTACCATCAGAGCATGGGGCCCGGGGCCCCCCAATATCCAGTCAGACCTCAGGGTGAGCAGCTGGAGGTGCCAGAGAAGCTGCTGGTGGTTCTGGACATGGAGGAGGGAACTCTGGGCTACGCTATTGGGGGCACCTACTTGGGGCCAGCCTTCCATGGACTGAAGGGCAGGACCCTTTATCCGGCAGTAAGCGCTGTTTGGGGCCAGTGCCAGGTCCGCATCAGCTACCTGGGCGAAAGGAGAG cGGAGCCATACTCCCTTCGGCACTTGAGCCGACTATGCCTGCGCCGAGTACTGGGGGCTACCCGGCTGGGCCAGGTATCTGCCCTGCCCTTGCCGCCTGCCATGAAGCGCTACGTGCTCTACCAGTGA
- the SPSB2 gene encoding SPRY domain-containing SOCS box protein 2 isoform X1: MQNIVNSKETHPLEAKVGGQGVKISSSSQVSPEPERNLQNKRDAPARLFRGLLQLLTSMGQTALAGGISSTPTPQAPYPDHCCPEGLEELLSAPTDLGAQRRHGWNPKDCSENIEVKEGGLCFERRPVAQSTDGARGKRGYSRGLHAWEISWPREQRGTHAVVGVATALAPLRADHYAALLGSNSESWGWDIGRGRLYHQSMGPGAPQYPVRPQGEQLEVPEKLLVVLDMEEGTLGYAIGGTYLGPAFHGLKGRTLYPAVSAVWGQCQVRISYLGERRAEPYSLRHLSRLCLRRVLGATRLGQVSALPLPPAMKRYVLYQ; this comes from the exons ctcctcccaggTCAGTCCCGAACCGGAGCGCAACTTGCAGAATAAAAGAGACGCCCCAGCAAGACTCTTTCGGGGTCTCCTCCAGCTTCTCACCTCCATGGGCCAGACGGCTCTGGCAGGGGGCATCAGCAGCACCCCTACCCCACAGGCCCCGTACCCTGACCACTGCTGTCCCGAAGGCCTGGAGGAACTGCTTTCTGCTCCTACTGACCTGGGGGCCCAGCGGCGCCACGGATGGAACCCCAAGGACTGCTCAGAGAACATAGAGGTCAAGGAAGGGGGATTGTGCTTTGAGCGGCGGCCCGTAGCACAGAGCACTGATGGGGCCCGGGGTAAGAGGGGCTACTCGCGGGGCCTGCACGCCTGGGAAATCAGCTGGCCCCGGGAGCAAAGGGGCACCCACGCCGTGGTGGGTGTGGCCACGGCCCTCGCCCCGCTGCGGGCTGACCACTATGCCGCGCTGCTGGGCAGCAACAGCGAGTCGTGGGGCTGGGACATTGGACGGGGAAGACTGTACCATCAGAGCATGGGGCCCGGGGCCCCCCAATATCCAGTCAGACCTCAGGGTGAGCAGCTGGAGGTGCCAGAGAAGCTGCTGGTGGTTCTGGACATGGAGGAGGGAACTCTGGGCTACGCTATTGGGGGCACCTACTTGGGGCCAGCCTTCCATGGACTGAAGGGCAGGACCCTTTATCCGGCAGTAAGCGCTGTTTGGGGCCAGTGCCAGGTCCGCATCAGCTACCTGGGCGAAAGGAGAG cGGAGCCATACTCCCTTCGGCACTTGAGCCGACTATGCCTGCGCCGAGTACTGGGGGCTACCCGGCTGGGCCAGGTATCTGCCCTGCCCTTGCCGCCTGCCATGAAGCGCTACGTGCTCTACCAGTGA